In Candidatus Zixiibacteriota bacterium, the genomic stretch CCGTCGAGGAAGTACTGCGCCTACGACATCGCGCTGGCGCCGCTCCTCAAGCGCTGGCTCGGCAGGCGCGAGCTGGTAGTGTTCGACTCGGTCAAGCAGGCCGAAGAGCTCGGGTACGAGCCTTACCGCTGCGGGCCCGAGCGCGTCGTGATGGACGAGGGCGAGATCGAGGCGGCGTTGCTCCGCCTGAGCGAGGAGATCCTGCGCGACACCGCGGAGCCGGAGCGCCTGTTCATCCTCGGCATCCGGAGCGGCGGCGCCTGGCTCGCGCGCCGCATCGCCGTGCGCATGGAGCTGGAACGAAAACGAAAGCTCGAGGTCGGAGAGATCGAGATCTACGGCGAGAGCGACGAAATCCGCCGCGTCGCGCCCGCCGACGCCGAGCTGGGTCCGGTCAATTTGCGCGACCGCGACGTGGTCCTCGTCGACGACGTGATCCATACCGGCCGGACCGCAAACCACGCCCTGAGCGTTCTCTTCCGATCGGGCCGCCCGAAATCCGTGCGCCTGGCGGTGCTCGTCGACCGCGGCCGGCGTCAGGTGCCGCTCAAGCCCAACTACGTCGGCAAGCACCTCCCCACCTCGGACCAGGAGCGGGTTCGCGTCAGGCTGCGCGAGCAGGAGCCGCAAAGCGCCGACAAGGTGACGCTCTACGCCGCCGAGGGCCCGGGCGAGGAGGTGCAGGAAATCGCATGAGCACGAAAACGGCGATTCTGGCGCTGGCCGACGGCCGGGTCTACCGGGGAACCGCTTTCGGCGCGGAAGGGGAGGCGGTGGGCGAGGTGGTCTTCAACACGAGCATGACCGGCTATCAGGAGATCCTCACCGACCCTTCCTACGAGGGACAGCTCGTCGCCATGACCTACCCGCAGATCGGCAACGTGGGCGTCAACCCGGAGGACGTGGAGTCGCGCAAACCGTTCGTGAAAGGGTTTATCGTCCGCGAATACACCGCGACGCCGAGCAACTGGCGCGCGGCCCAGCCGCTGCACGAGTACATGCGCGCCCACGGGATCGTCGGCATCCAGGGGATCGACACGCGCGCGCTGGTGCGCCACCTGCGCGACCACGGTACGCAGGAGGGTGTGATCTCGAGCGTCGAGCAGGACCCCGAGCGGCTCGTCGCCAGGGCCAAGGCATCGCCGGGCCTGATCGGGCGCGACCTCGTCGCCGCGGTCACCTGCGGCGAGCCCTACGACTGGAACGAGGGGCTGTGGGCGCCGGGGCGCGGTTATCGCCGGCGGGAGCCGGCCGAGGCCGGCCGCCGCAGGAAAAAAGACGATTTCTCGTCGCCGCGTTTTTTCGTGGTGGCGTACGACTACGGCATCAAGTTCAACATCCTGCGCCACCTGGCCGAGTCGGGCTGCCGGGTCCGTGTCGTGCCCGCTCCGACCCCGGCCGAGGACGTTCTGGCCCTCGACCCTGACGGAATCTTTCTCTCCAACGGGCCGGGCGATCCCGACGCGGTGCCGTACGCGAAGGAGAACGTCCGCAGGCTCCTGGGGCGAAAGCCGATCTTCGGCATCTGTCTGGGGCATCAGATCCTCGGCCTCGCGCTGGGGGGCCGCACCTACAAGCTCAAGTTCGGCCACCACGGGGGCAATCAGCCGGTCATGGACCTCACGACGCGCAAGGTCGAGATCACCGCACAGAACCACGGCTTCGCCGTGGATGCCGAATCGCTCAAAGGATCGGCCGAGGTGACCCACCTCAACCTCAACGATCACACGGTCGAGGGGCTCGCCCACCGCGAGCTGCCGATCTTTTCCGTCCAGTATCATCCGGAATCGTCGCCCGGCCCCCACGACGCCGGTTATCTCTTCCGTCGGTTCGTCGAGATGATGCGGAAGCATCGAGGCTGAGCCGCCCATGCCCAAGCGCACCGACATCCGCACCATCCTGCTGATCGGCTCGGGACCGATCGTGATCGGCCAGGCCTGTGAGTTCGACTACTCCGGCACCCAGGCGCTCAAGGCGCTGAAGGAAGAGGGGTACCGGACGATCCTGGTGAACTCCAACCCGGCGACGATCATGACCGACCCCGACTTCGCCGACCGCACCTACATCGAGCCGATCACGACCGAGGTCGTGGAGAAGATCATCGAGAAGGAGCGGCCGGATGCTCTGCTTCCGACCCTGGGCGGCCAGACCGCCCTCAACCTCGCCATCGACCTCGCTGACCGGGGAGTGCTCGAGCGCTACGGCGTCGAGATGATCGGCGCCCGCGCGGAGTCCATCAAGAAGGCCGAGGACCGCGACCTCTTCAAGGAGGCCATGCGCCGCGCCGGGCTCGACCTGCCGCGCAGCGGCTACGCGCGCAGCCTGCGCGACGCCCTGCGGATCCAGAAACGGCTCAAGTTCCCCGTCATCATCCGCGCCTCGCGCACGCTCGGCGGCAGCGGCGGCAACTTCGCCTACGGTCCGGACGACTTCAAGGAAGTCGTGCAGCACGGCCTCGACATCTCGCCGGTCCACGAGGTCCTGATCGAGGAGTCGGTGCTGGGCTGGAAGGAGTTCGAGCTGGAGGTGATGCGCGACCACAAGGACAACGTGGTGATCGTCTGCTCGATCGAGAACTTCGACCCGATGGGCGTCCACACCGGCGACTCGATCACCGTCGCCCCGGCCCAGACGCTGACCGACAAGGAGTACCAGGCGATGCGCGACGCCGCCGCGCGCGTGATCCGGGAGATCGGCGTCGATACCGGTGGCTCCAACATCCAGTTCGCGGTCAACCCGCGGGACGGCCGGATGGTGGTCATCGAAATGAACCCGCGGGTCTCCCGCAGCTCCGCGCTCGCCAGCAAGGCGACCGGCTTTCCCATCGCGAAGATCGCCGCCAAGCTTGCCGTCGGCTACACGCTCGACGAGATCCCGAACGACATCACGCGCGAAACGCCCGCGTGCTTCGAGCCGACGATCGACTACGTCGTGGTCAAGATACCGCGCTTCACCTTCGAGAAGTTTCCGCAGGCCAAGGATC encodes the following:
- the carA gene encoding glutamine-hydrolyzing carbamoyl-phosphate synthase small subunit, giving the protein MSTKTAILALADGRVYRGTAFGAEGEAVGEVVFNTSMTGYQEILTDPSYEGQLVAMTYPQIGNVGVNPEDVESRKPFVKGFIVREYTATPSNWRAAQPLHEYMRAHGIVGIQGIDTRALVRHLRDHGTQEGVISSVEQDPERLVARAKASPGLIGRDLVAAVTCGEPYDWNEGLWAPGRGYRRREPAEAGRRRKKDDFSSPRFFVVAYDYGIKFNILRHLAESGCRVRVVPAPTPAEDVLALDPDGIFLSNGPGDPDAVPYAKENVRRLLGRKPIFGICLGHQILGLALGGRTYKLKFGHHGGNQPVMDLTTRKVEITAQNHGFAVDAESLKGSAEVTHLNLNDHTVEGLAHRELPIFSVQYHPESSPGPHDAGYLFRRFVEMMRKHRG